The proteins below are encoded in one region of Silene latifolia isolate original U9 population chromosome 2, ASM4854445v1, whole genome shotgun sequence:
- the LOC141628068 gene encoding cytochrome P450 71AP13-like, whose translation MQALSVGFFYADYFPYLGWLDKLTGQFSKLEKVFKNMDKFYDELISDHLDPNRPKTGHEDIIDVLLQIKKQRSFAFELTFDHIKAILMNIFVAGTDTSTAMVEWAMTELVKNPESLKKVQEEIRNVAQNKGFVSDEDLQKLEYFKAVIKETFRLHPATPLLVIRESIRKTTLNGYDIKPKTLVHVNVWAIGRDPELWEDPEMFKPERFMGSSIDFRGQDFELASFGAGRRICPGLALGVANLELALANLLYSFDWELPIGLKTEDIDTEVLPGITMHKKNPLCLVAKKFPA comes from the exons ATGCAAGCTCTATCTGTAGGGTTCTTCTATGCAGATTATTTTCCTTATCTCGGCTGGCTTGATAAGCTAACAGGACAATTTTCGAAACTCGAAAAGGTGTTCAAAAACATGGACAAATTTTATGATGAACTCATTAGCGATCACCTTGATCCAAATAGGCCTAAGACTGGGCATGAGGATATCATAGACGTGCTACTCCAAATCAAGAAACAACGTTCATTTGCTTTTGAGCTTACGTTCGATCATATCAAAGCAATCTTAATG AACATATTTGTAGCGGGAACAGATACGAGTACAGCTATGGTAGAGTGGGCAATGACGGAGTTAGTAAAGAACCCAGAGTCTCTAAAAAAGGTACAAGAGGAGATCCGAAATGTAGCTCAAAATAAAGGTTTTGTTAGCGACGAAGACCTCCAAAAGCTTGAATACTTCAAGGCGGTTATAAAGGAAACATTCAGGTTACATCCTGCTACTCCATTGCTAGTCATACGAGAATCAATTCGGAAAACCACACTAAACGGGTACGACATTAAACCCAAaacattagtccatgtgaatgtATGGGCAATCGGAAGAGACCCCGAGTTATGGGAGGATCCGGAAATGTTCAAGCCCGAAAGGTTTATGGGTAGCTCAATCGATTTTAGAGGACAAGACTTTGAGCTAGCTTCGTTCGGAGCAGGGCGAAGAATATGCCCTGGTTTGGCTCTTGGTGTTGCTAACTTGGAGCTTGCACTTGCCAATTTGTTATACTCTTTTGATTGGGAATTGCCAATTGGTTTAAAAACGGAAGACATTGATACCGAAGTTCTTCCTGGTATTACTATGCACAAGAAAAATCCACTTTGCCTTGTAGCAAAGAAATTTCCTGCTTAA